One part of the Terrimicrobium sacchariphilum genome encodes these proteins:
- a CDS encoding amidohydrolase, with product MTIQPDLILENGRISTLDPARPEATSVAVAGGRIVGVGDGSDFPRDASTQVIDLRGRRVIPGLYDSHLHVIRGGLNYNMELRWEGVPSVSIALAMLRDQAERTPAPQWVRVVGGWTEFQFAERRMPTLEEINAAAPDTPVFILHLYCRAMLNQAALRACGYTKDTPNPPGGEIVRDKAGNPTGMLIARPNAMILYATLAKGPKLPAEYQYNSTRHFMRELNRLGLTGVCDAGGGFQNYPEDYEIIQQLHQRGEMTLRIAYNLFTQKPGGELEDFVRWSNIIKPDQGDDMFRCNGAGEMLVFSAADFEDFLEPRPDLDGKLEEQLEKVVSFLAENRWPFRLHATYEESISRFLNVFERVNRHAPLEGLHWFFDHCETISDRNIERVKALGGGIAIQHRMAFQGEYFVDRYGAKAAERTPPVRRMLEMGVPVGAGTDATRVASYNPFVSLYWLTTGRTLGGFSLYPEKALLSREEALRLYTSGSAWMSRQETDRGTIAPGQLADFAVLSDDYFSIPDEEIKSLESVLTILGGKPVYGAEEFTPLDPGVPPAMPDWSPVSRYPGCWKAENTSHLHHASCGCSHHVTAKPQPNPFNIPRWMLGPRGLMDGGCECFAF from the coding sequence ATGACTATCCAACCTGACCTCATTCTCGAAAACGGACGCATCTCCACCCTAGATCCCGCCCGACCCGAGGCCACCAGCGTCGCTGTGGCAGGCGGAAGGATCGTCGGTGTGGGCGACGGCTCCGACTTTCCCCGCGACGCATCCACACAGGTGATCGACCTGCGCGGTCGCCGCGTGATTCCTGGGCTCTACGACTCCCACCTCCACGTCATCCGAGGCGGACTGAATTACAACATGGAGCTCCGCTGGGAGGGCGTTCCCTCGGTGTCCATCGCCCTTGCCATGCTCCGCGACCAGGCCGAGCGCACTCCGGCTCCGCAATGGGTGCGCGTCGTGGGTGGGTGGACCGAGTTTCAATTCGCCGAGCGCCGCATGCCGACGCTGGAGGAAATCAACGCCGCTGCACCCGATACGCCGGTCTTCATCCTCCACCTCTACTGCCGTGCCATGCTCAACCAGGCCGCCCTTCGAGCCTGCGGCTATACGAAGGACACGCCGAACCCGCCTGGGGGAGAAATCGTCCGTGACAAGGCCGGTAATCCCACCGGCATGCTCATCGCGCGGCCCAACGCCATGATCCTGTACGCCACCCTGGCAAAGGGTCCCAAGCTCCCGGCCGAGTACCAGTACAACTCGACCCGCCACTTCATGCGCGAGCTGAACCGCCTCGGACTCACCGGAGTCTGTGATGCCGGCGGGGGTTTTCAGAATTACCCGGAGGATTACGAGATCATCCAGCAACTCCACCAGCGGGGAGAGATGACGCTGCGCATCGCGTACAATCTCTTCACCCAAAAACCCGGAGGCGAACTAGAGGACTTTGTCCGCTGGTCCAACATCATCAAGCCCGACCAGGGCGACGACATGTTCCGCTGCAATGGCGCGGGCGAGATGCTGGTCTTCTCCGCCGCCGATTTCGAGGACTTTCTGGAGCCCCGTCCCGACCTGGACGGAAAGCTGGAGGAACAACTCGAGAAGGTCGTCTCCTTCCTGGCGGAAAACCGCTGGCCCTTCCGGCTGCACGCCACCTATGAGGAATCCATCAGCCGGTTTCTCAATGTCTTCGAGCGGGTCAACCGGCATGCGCCCCTGGAGGGGCTGCACTGGTTTTTCGATCACTGCGAAACGATCTCCGACCGCAACATCGAGCGGGTCAAGGCGCTCGGCGGTGGCATCGCGATCCAGCATCGCATGGCCTTCCAGGGCGAGTATTTCGTCGACCGCTACGGTGCCAAGGCCGCGGAGCGCACCCCGCCGGTCCGACGCATGCTGGAAATGGGCGTACCCGTGGGCGCAGGCACCGATGCGACCCGCGTGGCGAGCTACAATCCTTTCGTCTCGCTCTACTGGCTAACGACCGGTCGGACCCTCGGCGGGTTCTCGCTTTACCCGGAAAAGGCGCTCCTTTCCCGCGAGGAGGCCCTGCGCCTTTACACCAGCGGAAGCGCCTGGATGTCTCGGCAGGAAACAGATCGGGGTACCATCGCACCGGGTCAGCTGGCGGACTTTGCCGTGCTCTCCGACGACTATTTCTCCATCCCGGACGAGGAAATCAAATCCCTGGAATCCGTGCTCACCATTCTCGGCGGCAAGCCGGTCTACGGGGCGGAGGAATTCACCCCCCTCGATCCCGGCGTGCCGCCTGCCATGCCGGACTGGTCGCCCGTCAGCCGCTACCCCGGGTGCTGGAAGGCCGAAAACACCAGCCACCTGCATCACGCCTCCTGCGGATGCAGCCATCACGTCACCGCCAAACCGCAGCCCAACCCGTTCAACATCCCCCGGTGGATGCTTGGCCCTCGCGGCCTGATGGACGGCGGATGCGAATGCTTCGCCTTTTAA
- a CDS encoding alpha/beta fold hydrolase, with the protein MSTHKITVGQEGSSPIEIFYKDWGSSSGRPIVFSHGWPLNSDAWDEQLLFFGEKGFRAVAHDRRGHGRSSQTWTGNDMDTYADDLAKVLDTLDLKDVVLIGHSTGGGEVTRYVARHGTSRVSKLVLVGAVTPCMLQSDTNPQGLPMEVFDSTRDGVRADRSKFFLDLTMPFYNYNRPGANVSEGVRQAFWVQGMHAGLKSALDCIKAFSETDFTDDLKKIDIPVLICHGEDDQIVPVDISAKAAAKVLKHPTLKLYPGGSHGLAVTERDAFHRDLLEFIQS; encoded by the coding sequence ATGAGCACACATAAAATCACCGTCGGTCAGGAAGGATCGTCACCGATTGAAATCTTTTACAAGGACTGGGGCTCAAGCTCCGGCCGCCCCATCGTCTTTTCCCATGGCTGGCCGCTGAATTCCGACGCCTGGGATGAACAGCTTCTCTTCTTCGGCGAAAAGGGCTTTCGCGCCGTCGCCCATGATCGCCGTGGCCATGGCCGATCCAGCCAGACCTGGACCGGCAATGATATGGACACCTACGCCGACGATCTCGCCAAGGTGCTCGATACGCTCGACCTGAAGGACGTCGTCCTCATCGGACACTCCACCGGCGGAGGCGAGGTAACCCGCTATGTCGCCCGGCACGGAACCTCCCGCGTCTCGAAGCTCGTCCTCGTGGGGGCCGTCACGCCCTGCATGTTGCAGAGCGACACCAATCCCCAAGGCCTGCCTATGGAGGTTTTTGACAGCACCCGCGACGGAGTGCGGGCAGATCGGTCCAAGTTCTTTCTGGACCTCACGATGCCCTTCTACAACTACAACCGCCCCGGCGCGAATGTGTCCGAAGGTGTCCGTCAGGCCTTCTGGGTGCAAGGCATGCACGCCGGGCTGAAATCCGCCCTCGACTGCATCAAGGCGTTCTCGGAAACCGACTTCACAGACGACCTCAAGAAAATCGACATCCCGGTGCTCATCTGCCACGGCGAGGATGATCAGATCGTCCCGGTCGATATTTCCGCCAAGGCCGCCGCCAAGGTGCTGAAGCATCCCACCCTCAAACTTTATCCCGGGGGTTCACATGGCCTAGCTGTCACGGAACGCGATGCCTTCCATCGCGACCTCCTGGAGTTCATCCAAAGCTGA
- a CDS encoding alginate export family protein encodes MRQLEDYRYLGDPQQRSGEWWEHLKYIRLWPSPSAPFLTLGGEIRVRYEWIDNTDFGSGPQDNGGYLLTRYLPYASLTIPGLPGGWDFLAFGQLVIASNDYDQRGAGPIDEDGIDMLQAFARVRFPLGDGQLSVQGGRQVISFGSERVIGTRYGPNVPLSFDGGIIEWKDTRWDIHVFFLQPVQVAPDPLDNESSGNQQFWGVYSTRRLDNVLSTGFSTGLDAYYLGYYDNDAVYNSGSGTELRHTLGVRLYGDKAIGRGTVDWNYEGIVQFGRFDSNLGTGSIFAWSVGTESGYTFDAPWKPRASLRANIVSGDNDASSPNLQTFNPMFPKGKYFGELTPIGPYNLINLLGAIGLRFTDSLTLTLQGGPYWRYSTQDAVYGVGGNIVRASDGSSNARFIGTQFECVAEWSPRRELSFLVSYSQFVPGTFIEETGPAETIHFVAVEAVFQF; translated from the coding sequence ATGCGGCAGTTGGAGGATTACCGCTATCTCGGCGATCCGCAACAGCGCTCCGGGGAGTGGTGGGAGCATCTGAAGTACATCCGCCTTTGGCCATCGCCGTCCGCGCCGTTTCTTACACTCGGCGGCGAGATTCGCGTGCGCTATGAGTGGATCGACAATACCGATTTCGGCTCGGGGCCGCAGGATAACGGCGGCTATCTGCTCACCCGCTATCTCCCCTACGCCTCCCTGACGATCCCTGGACTGCCGGGAGGGTGGGATTTTCTCGCCTTTGGCCAGTTGGTTATCGCCAGCAATGACTACGACCAGCGGGGCGCCGGACCCATCGATGAAGATGGAATCGATATGCTGCAGGCCTTCGCCCGCGTCCGATTTCCCCTTGGGGATGGTCAGCTTTCCGTACAGGGCGGTCGTCAGGTCATCTCCTTCGGATCTGAACGCGTCATCGGTACCCGTTATGGGCCAAATGTTCCCCTGAGTTTCGATGGCGGGATCATCGAATGGAAAGACACCCGATGGGACATCCACGTCTTTTTCCTCCAGCCGGTGCAAGTCGCACCCGATCCGCTCGATAACGAGAGTAGCGGCAATCAGCAGTTCTGGGGCGTCTACTCAACGCGCCGCCTCGACAACGTCCTCTCCACCGGGTTCAGCACCGGGTTGGACGCCTACTATCTCGGCTACTACGACAACGACGCGGTTTACAACTCCGGCTCCGGCACCGAGCTGCGGCATACCCTCGGCGTGAGACTCTACGGGGACAAGGCCATCGGCCGCGGTACGGTCGACTGGAACTATGAGGGCATCGTGCAGTTCGGCCGTTTCGACAGCAATCTCGGCACGGGATCGATCTTCGCTTGGAGCGTGGGCACGGAAAGTGGCTACACCTTCGATGCTCCCTGGAAGCCACGCGCGTCCCTTCGGGCCAACATTGTCAGCGGCGACAACGACGCGAGCTCGCCCAATCTCCAGACCTTCAACCCCATGTTTCCAAAGGGGAAATACTTCGGCGAGCTCACGCCCATCGGGCCATACAATCTGATCAACCTCCTCGGCGCGATCGGCTTGCGCTTCACGGACTCCCTCACGCTCACGCTTCAGGGCGGCCCGTACTGGCGTTACAGCACACAGGACGCGGTCTACGGCGTGGGCGGGAATATCGTGCGGGCGTCGGATGGATCGAGCAATGCGCGGTTCATCGGCACACAGTTCGAGTGCGTGGCCGAGTGGAGCCCCCGCCGCGAACTATCCTTTCTCGTGAGCTACTCGCAATTCGTTCCAGGGACATTTATCGAGGAAACCGGACCGGCGGAAACCATTCATTTCGTCGCGGTGGAGGCGGTTTTTCAGTTTTAG